From one Bacteriovorax sp. BAL6_X genomic stretch:
- a CDS encoding STAS/SEC14 domain-containing protein translates to MLKVMKGLQKGIVGIEGAGRITKDDYINVLEPILDKALRKEEKVGILFYLNETYEGYTPGAVFEDTAMGLKYFNVMKRCAVVTDSALITGAVKLFAPIIPIDFKSYNIDELDVAKDWLMREVESDIEFHFDKNDNILTLTSSHPLRVNDFEKIQNLLNQVYKETKIISGIIVNSEQFPGWDDLRSLLRHFEFLKENRKHIEKVGICTSNKLIRSSASVVSDHLDSVDVAVFEYGAINEARNWLRNIESKDEMRAV, encoded by the coding sequence ATGCTAAAAGTGATGAAAGGTTTACAAAAGGGAATCGTCGGAATAGAGGGAGCTGGCCGCATTACTAAAGATGATTATATTAATGTGCTTGAACCAATCCTTGATAAGGCCTTAAGAAAAGAAGAGAAAGTAGGTATTCTTTTTTACTTAAATGAAACCTATGAAGGCTATACACCAGGTGCAGTCTTTGAAGATACGGCCATGGGCCTAAAGTATTTTAACGTCATGAAAAGATGTGCCGTTGTGACAGACAGTGCTCTTATCACAGGAGCAGTAAAGTTATTTGCTCCAATTATTCCAATTGATTTTAAGTCTTACAATATAGACGAGCTAGACGTTGCCAAAGACTGGCTTATGCGAGAAGTTGAATCAGATATCGAATTTCATTTTGATAAGAATGACAATATCCTCACTCTAACATCTTCTCATCCCCTACGAGTTAATGACTTTGAAAAAATTCAAAATCTTCTCAATCAAGTTTACAAAGAAACTAAAATCATTTCTGGTATTATTGTAAACTCAGAACAATTTCCAGGCTGGGATGATCTAAGATCACTGCTTAGACATTTTGAATTCCTTAAAGAGAACCGCAAACACATTGAAAAAGTCGGCATTTGTACTAGTAATAAGTTAATTCGAAGCTCAGCCTCTGTTGTCAGTGATCATTTAGATAGTGTTGATGTTGCAGTCTTTGAATACGGCGCGATTAACGAAGCACGGAATTGGCTGAGAAATATTGAATCGAAAGATGAGATGCGTGCCGTATAA
- a CDS encoding lytic murein transglycosylase translates to MKKLITITLLAINIFATSTTPTTEFNDWLNELKIELNQEHGFSYALLDDAFEGVTFNDDVINYDRRQPEFVMSVGRYLDIVISKARIEKGQRYQAELEDIFLDIRDDYKFQDRFLLSFWALETNFSSITGKLDIIRSLATLSYDGRRSAFFKRELINALTMLQRGIYTYPTKRMQGSWAGAMGSTQFMPSTMLAYAIDYDKDGHINMWESRRDFLGSSANFLSSVGWKGDESWGHEIELPSDFDYFHSGLKYKEDLQYWIDRGITLRGGTQLPYTSGKTAIYLPQGANGPAFIVYPNFFTIFKWNNSEKYALGIGVLSDLIAKRGDYFDKFNLNEESFMSFEMAKKIQAKLNELGFEAGPVDGIPGKQTTAAIQRFQVSQGITPDGYLTKELADQILLK, encoded by the coding sequence ATGAAGAAACTAATCACAATAACGCTATTGGCAATTAATATTTTTGCCACATCAACTACTCCAACAACAGAGTTTAATGACTGGCTAAATGAACTAAAAATTGAGCTTAATCAGGAGCATGGCTTCTCATACGCCCTACTCGATGACGCCTTTGAAGGTGTCACATTTAACGATGATGTTATTAATTATGACCGTAGGCAGCCTGAGTTTGTTATGAGTGTCGGAAGATACTTAGACATTGTAATTAGTAAGGCAAGAATTGAAAAAGGCCAAAGGTATCAGGCCGAGCTAGAAGATATCTTTCTTGATATTAGGGATGACTATAAGTTTCAAGACCGTTTTCTTTTATCGTTCTGGGCCCTTGAAACAAACTTTTCTTCGATAACAGGTAAGCTTGATATTATTCGCTCTCTTGCAACTCTTTCATACGATGGGCGTCGATCGGCATTCTTTAAAAGAGAACTCATCAACGCACTTACGATGCTTCAAAGAGGAATTTATACATACCCAACTAAACGCATGCAAGGCTCATGGGCCGGAGCAATGGGCTCAACTCAATTTATGCCTTCAACAATGCTGGCCTACGCTATTGATTACGATAAGGATGGCCACATTAATATGTGGGAAAGTCGTCGTGATTTTCTTGGCTCGTCGGCCAACTTCTTATCATCAGTTGGTTGGAAGGGAGATGAAAGCTGGGGACATGAAATTGAACTTCCAAGTGACTTCGACTATTTCCATAGTGGCCTAAAGTATAAAGAAGACCTACAGTACTGGATTGATCGTGGAATCACCTTAAGAGGCGGAACTCAGCTCCCATACACAAGTGGAAAAACAGCAATCTATCTACCACAAGGGGCCAATGGACCTGCGTTTATTGTATATCCAAACTTCTTTACGATCTTTAAATGGAATAACTCTGAAAAATATGCTCTTGGAATAGGTGTTCTATCTGATTTAATCGCCAAGCGTGGTGATTACTTTGACAAATTCAACTTGAACGAAGAATCATTCATGTCTTTTGAGATGGCAAAGAAGATTCAAGCAAAGCTAAATGAGCTAGGTTTTGAAGCTGGCCCAGTTGATGGGATACCGGGAAAACAAACTACTGCTGCAATTCAACGATTCCAAGTATCTCAAGGGATCACTCCAGATGGTTACTTAACCAAAGAGCTGGCCGATCAAATTCTTCTAAAATAA